In a single window of the Streptomyces sp. NBC_00094 genome:
- a CDS encoding xanthine dehydrogenase family protein molybdopterin-binding subunit — translation MSSDATTAAPDAPGAPGAPGQEPAAHGLGTSLPQAESRAKTEGTFPYAADLWAEGLLWAAILRSPHPHARIVSVDTSAAVAMPGVRAVVTAADVPGAATYGRRVADRPVFASDLVRHHGEALAAVAADHPDTARLAAAAISVEYELLDPVTDPEKAFAAEPLHPDGNLIRHIPLRFGDPEATGETIVEGLYRIGRQDPAPIGAEAGLAVPRPDGGVELYTASTDPHTDRDLAAACFGLRPDQVKVVVTGVPGATGDREDPGFQIPLGLLALRTGCPVKLTATREESFLGHAHRHPTLLRYRHHADAEGRLVKVEAQILLDAGAYADSSSESLAAAVAFACGPYVVPHAFVEGWAVRTNNPPSGHVRGEGAMQVCAAYEAQMDKLAVKLGLDPAELRMRNVLATGDILPTGQTVTCPAPVAELLSAVRDFPLPPLPKDTSEDDWLLPGGPEGAGEPGAVRRGVGYALGMVHMLGAEGTDEVSTATVRVMDGVATVICSAVDTGSGFSTLARQIVQETLGIDEVHVAPVDTDQPPAGASAHGRHTWVSGGAVERAAKMVRTQLLQPLAHKFGMSTELLQITDGKITSYDGVLSTTVTEAMDGKELWATAQCRPHPTEPLDEDGQGDAFVGLAFCAIRAVVDVDIELGAVRVVEMAVAQDVGRILNPAQLATRIEAGVTQGVGAALTENLRTARGLVRHPDFTGYALPTSLDAPDIRIVKLVEERDVVAPFGAKAASAIPVVTSPAAVASAVRAATGRPVNRLPIRPQAAVAVPNS, via the coding sequence GTGAGCAGCGACGCGACCACCGCGGCTCCGGACGCCCCCGGCGCCCCCGGCGCCCCGGGGCAGGAGCCGGCCGCGCACGGCCTCGGCACCTCGCTCCCGCAGGCCGAGTCGCGGGCGAAGACCGAGGGCACCTTCCCGTACGCCGCCGACCTGTGGGCCGAGGGCCTGCTCTGGGCGGCGATCCTGCGCTCCCCGCACCCGCACGCCCGGATCGTCTCCGTCGACACGTCGGCCGCCGTCGCCATGCCGGGGGTACGGGCCGTGGTGACGGCCGCCGACGTGCCGGGCGCGGCGACCTACGGCCGGCGCGTCGCCGACCGGCCCGTCTTCGCCTCCGACCTGGTCCGGCACCACGGCGAGGCCCTCGCGGCCGTCGCCGCCGACCACCCCGACACGGCCCGGCTCGCCGCGGCGGCGATCAGCGTCGAGTACGAGCTCCTCGACCCGGTGACCGACCCGGAGAAGGCCTTCGCCGCCGAGCCGCTGCACCCCGACGGCAACCTGATCCGGCACATCCCCCTGCGCTTCGGCGACCCGGAGGCGACGGGCGAGACCATCGTCGAGGGGCTGTACCGGATCGGCCGCCAGGACCCGGCGCCGATCGGTGCCGAGGCCGGCCTCGCCGTGCCCCGCCCCGACGGCGGCGTCGAGCTCTACACCGCGTCGACGGACCCGCACACCGACCGTGACCTGGCCGCCGCCTGCTTCGGCCTGCGGCCCGACCAGGTCAAGGTGGTCGTGACCGGCGTCCCCGGCGCCACCGGCGACCGGGAGGACCCGGGCTTCCAGATCCCGCTGGGCCTGCTCGCGCTCCGTACCGGCTGCCCCGTCAAGCTCACCGCTACGCGCGAGGAGTCCTTCCTCGGCCACGCCCACCGCCACCCCACCCTGCTGCGCTACCGCCACCACGCGGACGCGGAGGGACGCCTGGTCAAGGTGGAGGCGCAGATCCTGCTCGACGCGGGCGCGTACGCCGACTCCTCGTCCGAGTCCCTCGCGGCGGCCGTGGCCTTCGCCTGTGGCCCGTACGTCGTCCCGCACGCCTTCGTGGAGGGCTGGGCGGTCCGTACGAACAACCCGCCGTCCGGACACGTGCGGGGCGAGGGCGCGATGCAGGTGTGTGCCGCGTACGAGGCGCAGATGGACAAACTGGCGGTCAAACTCGGCCTGGACCCGGCCGAGTTGCGGATGCGGAACGTCCTGGCGACCGGCGACATCCTGCCGACCGGCCAGACCGTGACCTGCCCGGCCCCCGTGGCCGAACTCCTCTCCGCCGTACGCGACTTCCCGCTGCCGCCGCTCCCCAAGGACACCTCGGAGGACGACTGGCTGCTGCCCGGCGGCCCCGAGGGCGCGGGCGAACCCGGCGCGGTGCGGCGGGGCGTGGGCTACGCCCTCGGCATGGTGCACATGCTGGGCGCGGAGGGCACGGACGAGGTCTCGACGGCGACCGTACGGGTCATGGACGGCGTGGCGACGGTCATCTGCTCGGCCGTGGACACCGGTTCGGGCTTCTCGACGCTCGCCCGCCAGATCGTGCAGGAGACCCTCGGCATCGACGAGGTCCACGTCGCCCCCGTCGACACCGACCAGCCGCCGGCCGGCGCGTCCGCCCACGGGCGCCACACCTGGGTCTCGGGCGGGGCGGTGGAGCGCGCGGCCAAGATGGTCCGCACCCAGCTCCTCCAGCCGCTGGCCCACAAGTTCGGCATGTCGACGGAGCTGCTCCAGATCACCGACGGCAAGATCACCTCGTACGACGGGGTGCTCTCGACGACGGTCACGGAGGCGATGGACGGCAAGGAGCTCTGGGCCACCGCCCAGTGCCGCCCCCACCCCACCGAACCGCTCGACGAGGACGGCCAGGGCGACGCCTTCGTCGGCCTCGCCTTCTGCGCGATCCGCGCGGTGGTGGACGTGGACATCGAACTCGGCGCGGTACGGGTCGTGGAGATGGCCGTCGCCCAGGACGTCGGCCGCATCCTCAACCCGGCCCAGCTGGCCACCCGCATCGAGGCGGGCGTCACCCAGGGCGTCGGCGCGGCCCTCACGGAGAACCTCCGCACCGCCCGCGGCCTGGTCCGGCACCCCGACTTCACGGGCTACGCACTTCCGACATCCCTGGATGCCCCGGACATTCGCATCGTGAAACTCGTCGAGGAACGCGACGTCGTGGCCCCCTTCGGCGCGAAGGCGGCCAGCGCGATCCCGGTCGTCACCTCACCCGCCGCAGTGGCCTCAGCGGTACGGGCGGCGACCGGACGCCCCGTCAACCGCCTCCCGATCCGCCCGCAGGCGGCCGTGGCCGTGCCCAATTCGTAA
- a CDS encoding beta-N-acetylhexosaminidase, producing MTDDLHLIPAPLTVEHRGSTPGHVPLDRRTTIDAGAGTESTARWLRAALGAATGLPFSDGAGPHAVRLRISEEVAREYGPEGYRLSTDGSVADDAAVVIEGGGPAGVFWGAQTLRQLLGPDAYRKAPVQDGDRDLPLITIEDSPRFGWRGLLLDVSRHFLPKDDVLRQLDLLAAHKLNVFHFHLTDDQGWRIEIARHPKLTEVGAWRARTKWGHRASPLWTETPHGGFYTRDDIREIVAYAAERHITVVPEIDLPGHAQAAIAAYPELGNTDVVDTAALTVWDTWGVNPNVLAPTEAVLRFYEGVFEEVLDLFPSTFVHVGGDECPKDQWKASPAAQARIKELGLADEDELQSWFIRHFDRWLAARGRRLIGWDEILEGGLAEGAAVSSWRGYAGGIAAAEAGHDVVMCPEQHVYLDHRQAPGEDEPMPIGYVRTLEDVYRFEPVPPGLSPEAAAHILGTQANVWTEVMENRARVDYQVFPRLAAFAEVAWSELPAPDARDHAGFARRMDTHYRRLDALGVDYRPPAGPHPWQRRPGVVGRPLEGTPPIV from the coding sequence ATGACGGACGATCTGCATCTCATCCCCGCACCCCTGACGGTCGAGCACCGGGGGAGCACCCCCGGACACGTCCCGCTCGACCGGCGGACCACCATCGACGCCGGCGCGGGCACCGAGTCCACCGCGCGCTGGCTGCGCGCCGCCCTGGGCGCCGCCACCGGACTGCCGTTCTCCGATGGCGCCGGCCCGCACGCCGTCCGGCTGCGGATCAGCGAGGAGGTCGCGCGGGAGTACGGCCCCGAGGGCTACCGCCTGTCCACCGACGGTTCGGTCGCCGACGACGCGGCCGTCGTCATCGAGGGCGGCGGCCCCGCCGGGGTGTTCTGGGGCGCCCAGACCCTCCGGCAGCTCCTCGGCCCCGACGCGTACCGCAAGGCGCCCGTGCAGGACGGGGACCGTGACCTCCCCCTGATCACGATCGAGGACAGTCCCCGCTTCGGCTGGCGCGGACTCCTCCTCGACGTCTCCCGGCACTTCCTGCCCAAGGACGACGTCCTGCGCCAGCTCGACCTCCTCGCCGCCCACAAGCTCAACGTCTTCCACTTCCACCTCACCGACGACCAGGGCTGGCGCATCGAGATCGCGCGCCACCCGAAGCTCACCGAGGTCGGCGCCTGGCGGGCGCGTACCAAGTGGGGCCACCGGGCCTCGCCGCTCTGGACCGAGACCCCGCACGGCGGCTTCTACACCCGGGACGACATCCGCGAGATCGTCGCCTACGCCGCCGAACGGCACATCACCGTCGTCCCCGAGATCGACCTCCCGGGACACGCGCAGGCCGCCATCGCCGCGTACCCGGAGCTCGGCAACACCGACGTCGTCGACACCGCCGCCCTCACCGTCTGGGACACCTGGGGCGTCAACCCCAACGTCCTCGCCCCGACCGAGGCCGTCCTGCGCTTCTACGAGGGCGTCTTCGAGGAGGTCCTCGACCTCTTCCCGTCCACCTTCGTCCACGTCGGCGGCGACGAGTGCCCCAAGGACCAGTGGAAGGCCTCCCCGGCCGCCCAGGCCCGTATCAAGGAACTCGGGCTCGCCGACGAGGACGAGCTCCAGTCCTGGTTCATCCGCCACTTCGACCGCTGGCTCGCCGCGCGCGGGCGGCGTCTGATCGGCTGGGACGAGATCCTGGAGGGCGGACTCGCGGAGGGCGCGGCCGTCTCGTCCTGGCGGGGGTACGCGGGCGGGATCGCCGCCGCCGAGGCCGGCCACGACGTCGTCATGTGCCCCGAGCAGCACGTCTACCTGGACCACCGTCAGGCGCCGGGCGAGGACGAGCCGATGCCCATCGGATACGTCCGCACCCTGGAGGACGTCTACCGCTTCGAGCCCGTCCCGCCGGGGCTCTCGCCGGAGGCCGCCGCCCACATCCTGGGAACCCAGGCCAACGTCTGGACCGAGGTCATGGAGAACCGGGCCCGCGTCGACTACCAGGTCTTCCCGCGCCTCGCCGCCTTCGCCGAGGTCGCCTGGTCCGAGCTGCCCGCCCCGGACGCCCGCGACCACGCCGGTTTCGCCCGCCGGATGGACACCCACTACCGGCGCCTCGACGCCCTCGGCGTCGACTACCGGCCGCCCGCCGGACCCCACCCCTGGCAGCGGCGCCCGGGAGTGGTCGGACGACCTCTGGAGGGGACGCCCCCGATCGTGTGA
- a CDS encoding (2Fe-2S)-binding protein → MSTDEQHGNPGGWEPIPQSEGYDGDATAFVQLPPDFMLDGVPLEAPGHGYVPPMITPLQPLTPAAATDPAATGSWTVHLPTEAEHVQYFDQVEQAEPAERVEYADHTDHAERVEYGGNFGQDPHATAEWNFAGGGTGQWEIPAAPDAVEPALPPSYAEAPATLPGGAPAPWALPEEPETAPEAAAEEPEAEGEPAAPDAPEDTVEAPDDVPGAEDALPAPSATTTEAHGNGYASTDSDEHPHTSYTLRVNGTDRPVTGSWIGESLLYVLRERLGLAGAKDGCSQGECGACNVKVDGRLVASCLVPAATAAGSEVRTVEGLATDGEPSDVQRAMAKCGTVQCGFCIPGMCMTVHDLLEGNHAPTELETRQALAGNLCRCSGYRGVLEAVRDVVAEREASAAAAAPTQPEAAGEARVPHRIPHPHDGGMA, encoded by the coding sequence GTGAGCACTGACGAACAGCACGGGAACCCGGGCGGCTGGGAGCCGATCCCGCAGAGCGAGGGGTACGACGGCGACGCGACCGCCTTCGTCCAGCTGCCGCCCGACTTCATGCTGGACGGCGTCCCCCTGGAGGCGCCGGGCCACGGCTACGTACCGCCGATGATCACCCCGCTGCAGCCGCTCACCCCGGCGGCCGCGACCGATCCGGCGGCGACGGGCTCGTGGACGGTGCACCTGCCGACGGAGGCGGAGCACGTCCAGTACTTCGACCAGGTGGAGCAGGCCGAGCCCGCGGAGCGCGTGGAGTACGCGGACCACACGGACCACGCGGAGCGCGTGGAGTACGGCGGGAACTTCGGGCAGGACCCGCACGCGACGGCCGAGTGGAACTTCGCCGGCGGCGGCACGGGCCAGTGGGAGATCCCGGCGGCTCCGGACGCGGTGGAGCCCGCGCTCCCTCCGTCGTACGCCGAGGCCCCGGCGACCCTGCCGGGCGGCGCGCCCGCGCCCTGGGCCCTCCCGGAGGAGCCGGAGACCGCTCCGGAGGCGGCGGCCGAGGAGCCGGAGGCGGAGGGGGAACCCGCCGCGCCGGACGCCCCGGAGGACACCGTGGAGGCCCCGGACGACGTGCCGGGCGCCGAGGACGCGCTTCCCGCCCCGAGCGCCACCACCACCGAAGCCCACGGCAACGGCTACGCCTCCACCGACAGCGACGAGCACCCCCACACCTCGTACACCCTGCGGGTCAACGGCACCGACCGGCCCGTCACGGGTTCCTGGATCGGCGAGTCCCTGCTCTACGTCCTGCGCGAGCGCCTCGGCCTCGCCGGGGCGAAGGACGGCTGCTCCCAGGGCGAGTGCGGCGCGTGCAACGTGAAGGTCGACGGCCGGCTCGTCGCCTCGTGTCTCGTGCCGGCGGCGACCGCCGCGGGCTCCGAGGTGCGGACGGTCGAGGGCCTCGCCACCGACGGCGAGCCGTCCGACGTGCAGCGGGCGATGGCCAAGTGCGGGACCGTCCAGTGCGGCTTCTGCATCCCGGGCATGTGCATGACCGTGCACGACCTCCTGGAGGGCAACCACGCCCCCACCGAACTGGAGACCCGCCAGGCCCTGGCCGGCAACCTGTGCCGCTGCTCCGGCTACCGGGGCGTCCTCGAAGCCGTACGGGACGTCGTCGCCGAGCGCGAGGCGAGCGCCGCCGCCGCGGCGCCGACCCAGCCCGAGGCCGCCGGCGAGGCCCGCGTACCGCACCGGATCCCCCACCCGCACGACGGAGGCATGGCGTGA
- a CDS encoding xanthine dehydrogenase family protein subunit M yields MTTHAPQTAQSVTLPASLDEAVAALTAMPAAVPVAGGTDLMAAVNRGQLRPAGLVGLSRINEIRGWQYQDGHALLGAGLTHARMGRPDFAALIPALAAAARAAGPPQIRNAGTLGGNVVTAAPTGDSLPVLAALEADLVVLGPLGTREIPVSHLLAGRDLLAPGELVGFVRVPLLHAPQVFVKATGRTGPARATASVAVVLDPARRGVRCAVGAVAPMPLRPLEAERWIASLVDWDNDRGLAPEALTAFGEYVAAACIPDPQDGEQLPPAVLHLRRTVAALARRALGRALA; encoded by the coding sequence TTGACCACGCACGCACCACAGACGGCGCAGTCCGTGACGCTGCCCGCCTCGCTCGACGAGGCCGTGGCGGCGCTCACCGCCATGCCGGCCGCCGTGCCCGTCGCCGGTGGTACCGACCTGATGGCCGCCGTCAACCGAGGTCAGCTCCGCCCCGCCGGACTCGTCGGGCTGAGCCGCATCAACGAGATCCGCGGCTGGCAGTACCAGGACGGGCACGCCCTCCTCGGCGCGGGCCTCACCCACGCCCGGATGGGCCGCCCCGACTTCGCCGCCCTCATCCCGGCCCTCGCCGCCGCCGCCCGCGCCGCGGGACCGCCCCAGATCCGCAACGCGGGCACCCTCGGCGGCAACGTGGTCACCGCCGCGCCCACCGGCGACTCGCTGCCCGTGCTCGCCGCCCTGGAGGCCGACCTCGTCGTCCTCGGCCCCCTCGGCACCCGCGAGATCCCCGTCTCCCACCTGCTCGCGGGCCGCGACCTGCTGGCCCCCGGCGAGCTGGTCGGCTTCGTCCGCGTACCGCTGCTCCACGCCCCCCAGGTCTTCGTGAAGGCCACCGGCCGCACCGGCCCGGCCCGCGCCACCGCCTCCGTCGCCGTCGTCCTCGACCCGGCCCGGCGCGGCGTGCGCTGCGCGGTCGGCGCCGTCGCCCCGATGCCGCTGCGGCCGCTGGAGGCGGAGCGCTGGATCGCCTCGCTGGTGGACTGGGACAACGACCGGGGGCTGGCCCCGGAGGCGCTGACCGCGTTCGGCGAGTACGTCGCCGCCGCCTGCATCCCGGACCCGCAGGACGGCGAACAGCTGCCGCCGGCCGTACTGCACCTGCGGCGCACGGTCGCCGCACTCGCTCGACGGGCACTGGGGAGGGCACTGGCGTGA